One part of the Muntiacus reevesi chromosome 18, mMunRee1.1, whole genome shotgun sequence genome encodes these proteins:
- the PSMB3 gene encoding proteasome subunit beta type-3, whose protein sequence is MSIMSYNGGAVMAMKGKNCVAIAADRRFGIQAQMVTTDFQKIFPMGDRLYIGLAGLATDVQTVAQRLKFRLNLYELKEGRQIKPYTLMSMVANLLYEKRFGPYYTEPVIAGLDPKTFKPFICSLDLIGCPMVTDDFVVSGTCTEQMYGMCESLWEPNMDPEHLFETISQAMLNAVDRDAVSGMGVIVHIIEKDKITTRTLKARMD, encoded by the exons ATG TCTATTATGTCCTATAACGGAGGGGCCGTCATGGCCATGAAGGGGAAGAACTGTGTGGCCATCGCTGCTGACAGGCGCTTCGGAATCCAGGCCCAGATGGTGACCACGGACTTCCAGAAGATCTTTCCCATGGGCGACCGACTGTATATCGGCTTGGCGGGTCTTGCCACCGACGTCCAGACAGT TGCCCAGCGCCTCAAGTTCCGGCTGAACCTGTATGAGCTGAAGGAAGGCCGGCAGATCAAACCTTACACCCTCATGAGCATGGTGGCTAACCTCTTGTACGAGAAACG GTTTGGGCCCTACTACACGGAGCCAGTCATTGCTGGATTGGACCCGAAGACCTTTAAGCCTTTCATTTGCTCTCTAGACCTTATTGGCTGCCCCATGGTGACCGATGACTTTGTAGTCAGTGGTACCTGCACTGAACAAATGTACGGGATGTGCGAGTCCCTCTGGGAGCCCAACATG GATCCAGAACACCTGTTTGAAACCATCTCACAAGCCATGCTGAATGCTGTGGACAGGGATGCAGTGTCAGGCATGGGAGTCATTGTCCACATCAT TGAGAAGGACAAAATCACCACGAGGACACTGAAGGCCCGCATGGACTAA
- the PCGF2 gene encoding polycomb group RING finger protein 2 isoform X2, translating into MHRTTRIKITELNPHLMCALCGGYFIDATTIVECLHSFCKTCIVRYLETNKYCPMCDVQVHKTRPLLSIRSDKTLQDIVYKLVPGLFKDEMKRRRDFYAAYPLTEAKPSQLPPSAVPNGSNEDRGEVLEQEKGALSDDEIVSLSIEFYEGVRDREEKKGPLENGDGDKEKQTGVRFLRCPAAMTVMHLAKFLRNKMDVPSKYKVEVLYEDEPLKEYYTLMDIAYIYPWRRNGPLPLKYRVQPACKRLTLPTAPTPSEGTNTSGASESGGATAAANGGTSNCLQTPSSTSRGRKMTVNGAPVPPLT; encoded by the exons ATGCATCGGACCACACGGATCAAAATTACCGAGCTGAACCCTCACCTCATGTGCGCCCTCTGTGGGGGGTACTTCATAGATGCCACTACCATCGTGGAGTGCTTGCATTCCT TCTGCAAAACCTGCATCGTGCGCTACCTGGAGACCAACAAGTACTGCCCCATGTGCGATGTGCAGGTCCATAAAACCCGGCCGCTGCTGAGCATCAG ATCTGACAAAACCCTTCAAGACATTGTCTACAAGTTGGTCCCTGGGCTTTTTAAAG ATGAGATGAAACGGCGGCGGGATTTCTATGCAGCCTACCCCCTGACAGAAG CTAAGCCTTCCCAGCTCCCTCCTTCCGCAGTCCCCAACGGCTCCAACGAGGACCGTGGTGAGGTTctggagcaggagaagggggctctGAGCGATGACGAGATCGTCAGCCTCTCCATCGAGTTCTACGAAGGTGTCAG AGACCGGGAAGAGAAGAAGGGCCCCCTGGAGAATGGGGATGGCGACAAGGAGAAG CAGACAGGCGTGCGCTTCCTGCGATGCCCAGCAGCCATGACTGTCATGCATCTTGCCAAGTTTCTCCGTAACAAGATGGACGTGCCCAGTAAGTACAAG gttgaggTTCTCTATGAGGATGAGCCGTTGAAGGAATACTACACCCTCATGGACATCGCCTACATCTACCCCTGGCGGCGG AACGGCCCTCTCCCCCTCAAGTATCGCGTCCAGCCAGCCTGCAAGCGACTCACCTTGCCCACAGCACCCACCCCCTCCGAGGGCACCAATACCAGCGGGGCATCCGAGT CCGGTGGGGCCACTGCAGCTGCCAACGGGGGCACCTCAAACTGCCTGCAGACACCATCCTCCACCAGCAGGGGGCGCAAGATGACTGTCAACGGAGCTCCTGTGCCCCCCTTAACTTGA
- the PCGF2 gene encoding polycomb group RING finger protein 2 isoform X1: MHRTTRIKITELNPHLMCALCGGYFIDATTIVECLHSFCKTCIVRYLETNKYCPMCDVQVHKTRPLLSIRSDKTLQDIVYKLVPGLFKDEMKRRRDFYAAYPLTEVPNGSNEDRGEVLEQEKGALSDDEIVSLSIEFYEGVRDREEKKGPLENGDGDKEKTGVRFLRCPAAMTVMHLAKFLRNKMDVPSKYKVEVLYEDEPLKEYYTLMDIAYIYPWRRNGPLPLKYRVQPACKRLTLPTAPTPSEGTNTSGASECESVSDKAPSPATLPATSSSLPSPATPSHGSPSSHGPSAPHPTSPTPPVTAGGATAAANGGTSNCLQTPSSTSRGRKMTVNGAPVPPLT; the protein is encoded by the exons ATGCATCGGACCACACGGATCAAAATTACCGAGCTGAACCCTCACCTCATGTGCGCCCTCTGTGGGGGGTACTTCATAGATGCCACTACCATCGTGGAGTGCTTGCATTCCT TCTGCAAAACCTGCATCGTGCGCTACCTGGAGACCAACAAGTACTGCCCCATGTGCGATGTGCAGGTCCATAAAACCCGGCCGCTGCTGAGCATCAG ATCTGACAAAACCCTTCAAGACATTGTCTACAAGTTGGTCCCTGGGCTTTTTAAAG ATGAGATGAAACGGCGGCGGGATTTCTATGCAGCCTACCCCCTGACAGAAG TCCCCAACGGCTCCAACGAGGACCGTGGTGAGGTTctggagcaggagaagggggctctGAGCGATGACGAGATCGTCAGCCTCTCCATCGAGTTCTACGAAGGTGTCAG AGACCGGGAAGAGAAGAAGGGCCCCCTGGAGAATGGGGATGGCGACAAGGAGAAG ACAGGCGTGCGCTTCCTGCGATGCCCAGCAGCCATGACTGTCATGCATCTTGCCAAGTTTCTCCGTAACAAGATGGACGTGCCCAGTAAGTACAAG gttgaggTTCTCTATGAGGATGAGCCGTTGAAGGAATACTACACCCTCATGGACATCGCCTACATCTACCCCTGGCGGCGG AACGGCCCTCTCCCCCTCAAGTATCGCGTCCAGCCAGCCTGCAAGCGACTCACCTTGCCCACAGCACCCACCCCCTCCGAGGGCACCAATACCAGCGGGGCATCCGAGTGTGAGTCAGTCAGTGACAaggctcccagccctgccacccTGCCGGCCACCTCCTCttccctgcccagcccagccACCCCCTCCCATGGCTCTCCCAGCTCCCATGGCCCCtcggccccccaccccacctcccccactccccctgTGACAGCCGGTGGGGCCACTGCAGCTGCCAACGGGGGCACCTCAAACTGCCTGCAGACACCATCCTCCACCAGCAGGGGGCGCAAGATGACTGTCAACGGAGCTCCTGTGCCCCCCTTAACTTGA
- the CISD3 gene encoding CDGSH iron-sulfur domain-containing protein 3, mitochondrial — protein MGSVRGVGTLVRPAAWTLSQRRDITSWLAQWFPKTPAKPVVALKAPIKVELVAGKTYRWCVCGRSKKQPFCDGSHFFKRTGLSPLKFKAQETRMVALCTCKATQKPPYCDGTHKSEQVQKAELGSPL, from the exons ATGGGCTCCGTGCGCGGCGTGGGGACGCTCGTGCGGCCGGCGGCCTGG ACGCTGAGCCAGAGACGGGACATCACCTCCTGGCTG GCCCAATGGTTCCCCAAAACCCCAGCCAAGCCCGTGGTGGCCCTAAAAGCACCCATCAAGGTGGAGCTGGTGGCTGGGAAAACCTacaggtggtgtgtgtgtggccgCAGCAAAAAGCAG CCCTTCTGTGATGGCTCCCACTTCTTCAAACGCACTGGCCTATCCCCACTGAAGTTCAAGGCCCAGGAGACCCGCATGGTGGCGCTCTGTACCTGCAAGGCAACCCAGAAGCCCCCATACTGCGATGGTACCCACAAGAGTGAGCAGGTGCAGAAGGCAGAACTGGGCTCCCCACTCTGA